From Lolium perenne isolate Kyuss_39 chromosome 5, Kyuss_2.0, whole genome shotgun sequence, a single genomic window includes:
- the LOC127298265 gene encoding uncharacterized protein produces the protein MAYSPVLYPAGLALAAAHVGAATRRPAPSASSPARVHLLPARSATVGPLRAHTRLRFKQRAPADDGAKERQPCAPVNKDGGADQADPYAGLWPWGDYFPGDAELRQEDFSAVQERFWRESKDAAAALRDMVAGAFRPLLDNFHHLRSLGTVYDTEDYHLGMPFGALIACIGFYKLWKMDPSTFLDAALGCAFYKLSIVSSQLRKQGFSNDLVTRVKFVLMLTMAVNDFKNNLCPLDAIRGPIYLLYALTFAYEVIGVKKQIKYAMATLVCFLKHPEGRRHLRELLPEVELEIVTRSGIVL, from the exons ATGGCGTACTCGCCCGTCTTGTACCCCGCGGGGTTGGCTCTCGCCGCCGCGCACGTCGGTGCGGCGACGCGCCGCCCGGCTCCATCCGCTTCGTCCCCCGCGCGCGTCCATCTCCTCCCTGCGCGCTCCGCGACGGTG GGCCCCTTGCGTGCGCACACGCGCCTGAGATTCAAGCAGCGCGCTCCTGCGGACGACGGCGCCAAGGAGCGTCAGCCGTGCGCTCCGGTGAACAAAGACGGTGGCGCTGATCAGGCCGACCCGTACGCCGGGCTGTGGCCGTGGGGGGACTACTTCCCCGGCGACGCCGAGCTACGCCAGGAGGACTTCTCCGCCGTGCAAGAACGCTTCTGGCGAGAGTCCAAGGACGCCGCCGCGGCGCTCAGGGACATGGTCGCCGGCGCGTTCCGTCCGCTCCTGGACAACTTCCACCATCTCCGCTCGCTCGGGACCGTCTACGACACCGAGGACTACCACCTCGGCATGCCCTTCG GTGCGCTGATCGCCTGCATTGGGTTTTACAAGCTGTGGAAGATGGACCCGTCGACGTTCCTGGATGCCGCTCTCGGCTGCGCCTTCTACAAGCTCAGCATCGTCTCGTCGCAGCTCCGGAAACAGGGATTCTCCAACGACCTCGTCACCCGGGTTAAATTTG TTCTCATGCTCACCATGGCTGTCAATGATTTCAAGAATAATCTTTGTCCACTTGATGCTATCAG GGGGCCTATTTATCTGCTCTATGCACTGACATTTGCTTATGAAGTGATTGGCGTCAAGAAGCAGATCAAGTATGCTATGGCTACACTTGTATGCTTCCTAAAGCACccagaaggaagacgccatctaCGCGAACTGCTACCTGAGGTTGAACTTGAAATCGTAACACGGTCTGGGATCGTCCTCTGA